One Sphingomicrobium marinum genomic window carries:
- the fsa gene encoding fructose-6-phosphate aldolase, giving the protein MKFFADTADIDDIKELADTGLLDGVTTNPSLIKKSGRDFIEVTKEICAITDGPVSAEVVSTDHEGMMREAEVLRKIADNVAIKVPLTIDGLKTCKALTSDGTMVNVTLCFSANQALLAAKAGASFISPFVGRHDDVGYPGIELIGDIRLIYDNYDFPTEILVASVRNPIHIHDSAKLGADVMTAPPSVIKAMFNHPLTDKGLAAFIKDWEDTGQKIG; this is encoded by the coding sequence ATGAAGTTCTTTGCCGACACCGCCGATATCGATGACATCAAGGAACTGGCGGATACCGGCTTGCTTGACGGGGTGACGACCAATCCCTCGCTGATCAAGAAGTCGGGTCGCGACTTCATTGAGGTCACCAAGGAAATCTGCGCGATCACCGATGGCCCGGTGTCGGCTGAAGTCGTGTCGACCGATCACGAAGGCATGATGCGCGAGGCAGAAGTGCTGCGCAAAATTGCTGACAATGTCGCGATCAAGGTGCCGCTCACGATCGACGGGCTCAAGACCTGCAAGGCGCTGACCAGCGATGGCACGATGGTGAACGTGACGCTCTGTTTCTCGGCCAACCAGGCGCTGCTTGCGGCGAAAGCCGGCGCCAGCTTCATATCGCCGTTTGTCGGGCGCCATGACGATGTCGGCTATCCGGGTATCGAGCTGATCGGCGACATTCGCCTGATCTACGACAATTATGACTTCCCTACCGAGATCCTTGTCGCGTCGGTTCGCAATCCGATCCATATCCACGATTCGGCGAAACTGGGCGCCGACGTGATGACGGCGCCGCCTTCGGTCATCAAGGCGATGTTCAATCATCCGCTGACTGACAAGGGGCTCGCTGCCTTCATCAAGGACTGGGAAGATACGGGTCAGAAAATCGGCTGA
- a CDS encoding DUF484 family protein: MSGVISFEERAVATLRDRLGEAETARRKLIAFADGHCNATAAIHDAVTNLIMCRDIEEVAEVVTRDWPLLLRVDAVAMALIVDGQAFRFDISGIHPLEKAWVEKAGARANPVEITGGTNGSPLFGAISRALQSQAIIRIPQMSPGMPEGILLLGQTDATPVSSSEGDQLLAFLGRSLSAMLARWVGATK; this comes from the coding sequence ATGAGCGGGGTGATTTCCTTTGAAGAACGCGCGGTGGCGACGCTGCGCGACAGGCTTGGCGAGGCGGAGACCGCACGTCGCAAGCTGATCGCTTTTGCCGACGGGCACTGCAATGCCACGGCGGCGATCCATGATGCCGTCACCAACCTCATCATGTGCCGCGATATCGAAGAAGTGGCCGAGGTCGTGACGCGCGATTGGCCGCTATTGCTGCGCGTCGATGCGGTGGCGATGGCGCTGATCGTGGACGGGCAGGCCTTTCGCTTCGACATCAGCGGCATCCATCCGCTCGAAAAGGCCTGGGTCGAAAAGGCAGGCGCGCGCGCCAACCCGGTCGAGATCACGGGCGGCACCAATGGTTCGCCGCTATTCGGCGCGATCAGCCGGGCGCTGCAAAGTCAGGCGATCATCCGCATACCGCAAATGTCGCCTGGCATGCCCGAGGGCATCCTGCTGCTTGGCCAGACCGACGCGACGCCGGTATCGAGCAGCGAGGGCGACCAGTTGCTGGCCTTTCTTGGCCGCTCGCTCAGCGCTATGCTCGCGCGATGGGTGGGCGCGACGAAATAG